The following DNA comes from Spirulina major PCC 6313.
TCGGTGAGGATGGCGCGGGCGTTGCCGGTTTCGACCATCTGACCGTTGTACATGACGGCGATGCGATCGCAATATTCCCCCACCAGGGCGAGATCGTGGGAAATCAAGAGCAGGGCGAGGTTGCGCTCTTGGCAGAGGCGGGTAAGTTCCTGGAGAATTTCCGAGGCAACGGTGACATCGAGACTGGTGGTGGGTTCGTCGGCGATGATTAACTGGGGTTCGAGGAGGAGGGCGAGGGCGATCGCCACCCGTTGCCGCATCCCGCCGCTAAATTCATGGGGATATTGCGACCAGCGATCCGCCGGAATGCGCACAGCCGCAAGGGTTTCGAGGGCGCGGTCTTTGGCTTGGGCTTTCGTGAGGTGGGGGCGGTGGGCTTGGAGGGTTTCAATGCAATGATCGCCAATCGTCATCAGGGGATCAAGGCGAGTCATCGGGTCTTGGAAAACAAGGGCGATCGCTTCACCGCGAAACCGGCGCAACTCGTCCCCGCTGAGGTCAAACAGCGATCGCCCCTCAACACGAATCGCCCCCTCCACCTGGGCCGTCCCCGGCAACAACCGCATCAACGCCCGCCCCAGGGTACTTTTCCCGCAGCCCGATTCCCCCACAAACCCCAGACGTTCCCCCGCCTTGAGGGTAAACGACAGATCATCGATCGCCCAGACCGTCTCACCGTAGGGGCTGGGATAGGCCACCCGGAGGTGATCCACACTGAGCAATTCTGTTAGGGAGTCCTGGGTCATCGCAGCCTGGGGGAATCGGGATTCTGCGGCTGACTCGATCGATCAGCATCGCAGGGATGATGGCTTAAATATCGTAGGCTTTTTTGACACTCATGTCCCGAATGTCCTGATTTTGGGCCGCTTTGCGAATCAGATAGGCCAGGGCAAAATCCCCGTGCTCATGGTGATTGAGGGTGTCGGCTAGGTCAAAAATATGCTGGGCCAGATCATCACCGAGCTTTTCGATCATGCCTTGCCGTTCGTTGGCGGCTGCCGCTTGTTCACGAATTTTCATTTGCCATTCCCGTTCAAAAAACTGTTCTAAAGACCCGCTCACTCCCAATTGCGTGAGCACATCCCATTCACCGCGATCGCACCAATAGCCCTCACATTCATTGCACCGCTCCAAATAAAACGGCGTGCGGCAATCGATCTTAGTGCGGGATAAATACCGACTACAACTCGGACAAAGACCCGCCCGTGCATCCACCTCAGACACATTGAAATCCGATGCAATGGGTTGGGCCAGGGTTTCAGGTGTTGCCGTTTGCAGCGGGTGGTGCTGTTGCCAGGCCTGGTACGCCATCGCTGCAACCCATTGGCCCTGACATTCGCTACACCGCTGCACCGTGATTCCTCCGGTGAGCGGGGCATCAAGCAGGGCAGTTTTCTTGCACTTGGGACAATCCACAACATTTGCTGAATCCGGTTTACGTTCCCAATTCTAAAGGGTGATGGCCGGTCTGTTAATGGGGAGCCTCAGCCAATCACCCCCCACTCCCCCCCCCTGTGCCCCTCATCCCCTGCTCGCGTCCAGAGTGCTACACCCCTGAGTGTGTCCCGAATCTTGATTTAGGGGGAGTCCGGTGGATTGGCGATGGTGAGGTTTAAGATGCGGTCAAAATCGTAGTTTTCGACGATGGTGAGGAGGGTGTGTTTGAGCAGTGCGGCATGGTCGGGCAGTTCAGTTAAAAGGAGGCGGATGGCCGGTTCACTGCATTGCTCGGCGGCAGCGTGGAGTTGCGATCGCCACTCTGCCGACATCAGATCAAGCATCGCCGGGGTCAGCCCCTCTAGGGAAGGCCGAGCCTGAACCTCATGGGGGTTGATGTAGTCGTAGGTGAGGCCGAGGGTTTCGCCCATCACCTGAAGCAACTGCTGACTGTTAAAGGGCTTACTAAAAAAGGCCGTGCAGCCCGCAGCTAAGGCCCGTTGGCGATCGCTGTCAAATGCAAACGCCGTCAAGGCAAAAATGGGTAGACCGGGGTCAGCTTGGCGAATCTGGCGCGTCACCGCCAAGCCATCTAGCCCCGGAATTTGAATATCAATCATGATTAACTGGGGTTGCCACTCTTGCCAGAGCGCGATCGCCCTCTCGCCATGGGTCGCCGCCTTCACCCGAAACCCAATCGACTCCAACAAATAGGTCAACAAAAATCGATTATCCGCCTCATCCTCCACAATCAAAATCCGAGGCGGAACCATCCCCGACGCTAGACCCACAATCTGCTGCACCTGCATTACCGGATCATGGCTTAACGAACAGGAGGAAGCAGACGCATAGTTCCACAACGGCAACTGAAAGAAAAACACTGACCCCTGCCCCTCGACACTCTCCACCTCAATCTTACCCCCCATCAACTGCACAAACTTCTGGCTAATCGGCAGCCCCAACCCAGTACCATCGGTTGTTTGCACCGCTTGAGGCTCTTGGGTAAAGGCTTCAAAGATCCGGTCTAGGGCCGATTCCGGGAGACCGCAGCCCGTATCCTGCACCTCAAACCGCAGTTCACACGGTTGAGCCATGGAAGACTGCACCAGGGTGACGACGAGTTTCACCTTGCCATTCACCGTAAACTTAATCGCATTCCCCACCAGATTGATCAGCACCTGACGCAGTTTGCGTTGATCTTCATAGATATATTGCGGCACATCCGGCGCAATCTCGATCTGAAACTGCGTGTCTTGGGTCTCGGCCTTCAGGTGCAACATGGCATAGAGCATATTGACCAGGTGATAGAGATCAAATTCGTGGCGCTCTAGGGCAAGCTGCCCCGCTTCGATTTTGGACAGTTCCAAGACATCATTAATCAACATCAGCAGATGTTCACCACTTTGGTTGATGATCTGGAGATAGTGTTTTTGGGTGGGGCTGAGGCTGAGATCACTATCTAAGAGTTGGGCAAACCCTAAAACCGCATTGAGGGGCGTGCGGAGTTCGTGGCTCATGTTGGCGAGAAATTGGCTTTTGGCTAGGCTGGCAGCGTCGGCGGCTTCTTTCGCTTTTTGGAGGTCATAGGCTTGATGTTGGGCGCGATCGAGGAGATAGGCCTGTTGGAGGGCGATGCTGAGTTGATGGCTGAGATGGAGCAGGATCGTGATTTCGGCAGATTGCCAATGGCGGGGGCCGCTGTTTTGATAGACCCCCACTAATCCCCACAGTTCTGTGCCGACAAAAATGGGCATGATCACATAGGCTTTGGCGTGGAAGGTGGCGAGGAAGTCGAGATAACAGGGGCTGAAGTTGGCTTGATTGACATCATGGACACACCGATAGTCCGACGCGCTTCGATAGTCTTTGCCTTGGGTGGTTTGCAGATAGGTGTCGTTGATGTAGGGGAGTGGGTCGGTTTGGATGAGGGCTTGGAGGGCGCAGCGGGAGTCCTGGAGCAGATTACTTTGTAGGTAACGCTGGGGGTTTGCTAGGGAGATCAGGGGCTGCCAGGGGTTAACCACGGCTTCGGCGACGATGGTGCCACTCCAATCGTTGTTAAAGCGATAGATGACGACGCGATCGCACTGGAGGCGATTCCGTAATTCTTGGCTCGTGGCGTTAAAAATCGTGTTTAAATCAAGACTTTGGCGAATGCGATTGATCGATTCATTAATTAAGCGATCGCTCTCAGCCGTGGCCTGAATCGCCAGTTCAGCCTCTTTTTGAACGGTAATATCCACTAAAATGCCATCCCACACCACTGTGCCGTCCGCCTGGTGTTGTGGCCGGGAACGCCCCTGCATCCAGTGCAATGCTGTGCCTTTAAACCACCGCCACACATGATGCCAAGGCGCAAGGGTACGAGCCGACTCATGGATCGACAACCACAACGGTTCGAGATCCTCCGGATGCACCCATTGAAAAATTTCATCCTGAAGCTGGGTCATCAGATCCAGGGCTGAGATGCCCAGCAACTCCTGACAACTCGGACTGACGTAGGGAAAGGTCACCACGCCGTCAGGGGACAGGGCCATTTGATAAATCATGCCCGGTACATTGGCTGCCAAGGTTTCATACCGCGCATGGCTTTGTTCGAGATCCTGTCGAGCTTGATGCCGATATTGATGGGCGGCCAAAAGTTCACCAAGGAGCACGAGCCAGTTTTGCTCTTCTTCGCTCCAATATTGAGGGATGGTGCAGGCTTCAATGCAGAGATAGCCCCTCGTTTGGTGGTCATGGTTGAGGGGAATCACCAGCAACGACTGGATATCGGCTTGGCGCATCAAGTCGCGATCGCCCGCCGCTTCTGGGGGCATAGCCTCCACCCAAGGCACATAAAATGCCTGATCTGGATTCGCCTGCAAGGCCGCCAGGGTATAGGTAAAGGGGGAAAGATCGAGGCGATCGGCCATGGGACAATGCCACTCCGGTTGCGTCCAACAGCGCAGAATACGCCAATCGGCGGGATTGTCAGAATCCAGCCAAAAAAGATAGGCGCGATCGGCCCGAATCTGTTCGGCCACCTGCGCCAAAATATCCCCTAAACTCTCTTGCAGCGGAGCATTCATCAATTGTCGGGAAATATTCGCCATCATCGCCGCTAAGGTGGCTTGATGGGCGAGGCGATCGGTCACTAATTGGCGTTCGAGTTCTAGGGCGATGCACGCTGCCCCCCTGCGGAGGCCGGCGATCTGAGCATCCGTGAGGATCAAGGGCCGCACATCCATCAGCACCAACGTCCCGATCACCTCCTGCGCCGAGTTGTGCAAGGGTAACCCCAGATACCCATTCCCTTGGGCTGCGACGAGATGCATCGCTTGGGGGAAATGGGTTTGCACATCCGCCGGTATGTAGCAGATCTCGCCTCGGATGACCTGCTGACAGGGTGAGTCATCAATGACATAGACTTGACCTTCGTTCCAGGTTGCACCATCCCAAAAGATCCGCGATCGCACCCGACTCGGTTGTGTCCCCCACACCTCACATATCGACACATACTGCACATTGAACCCATGGGCTAAATCCTGGGTACAGTCCTGAAAAAAAGAATTGCCCGTTTTTTGACTCCATTGCTTCAACAGCCGATCCATCATCCACACAATGCCATTCTGGATCTGATTCGGGATGATGCCCAGACGAGCATTGACCCGCACCACCAACTCCGCCGGGTCACAGGGCAAGGTGAGATAGTCCACCACCCCCCGCTGAAACGCTGCCACTTTTAAATCCGTGCGATCGCACCCGCTCACCATCAACACCGGCACACCCCAGCCCCACACCCCCTCATCGGGCAACCCCTCCCCCACCCACACCACCAACGCCCAATCCGCCGGCACAGACGGCAACTCCGGCAACGGAACAACCACAACACGATAACCCGCTCGCTCTAGTGCCAACATCTCCGCATGATGATCCTGGGCAACGGGATCAATCCACAGAATTGGCGCACACCAAGACGACGATTGCATGACAATATTACTCGTTGAAATAAATGAGGGGTTCGTTAATCATGGCACACAACTTTACGGGTTTAAGACTAGAACTCATGAATTAGACAGACAGCATCATCAATCAAGGCTGGAATGATAATCTATTCAAGGCAATCCAACATTTAGAAATACCCCAGTTTCATCAGCGAAATCACACATCTACACAACGGTTTCTGATCTCTATCCACGCTCCATAGTACAGAACCCTTCAACGCACCTCAACCCTTAGCTCAAATTCCATGAGGTTGAAAGAGGAACGGATATCTAGACTCAATCAATGATTCGCTGGCATATGTCATCCTCTGGTGTTTCCCTCGTGTCATGGCTCTGCCGTGACATGCGCCTTGAGCGGCTCCGCCGCCTGGAGAGGAGGCAGAGCCTCCAATTGGCATTACTTGGCAGAGCCAAGTAACGAGATCACCGTGAATACGTTAAAAACAGAGCAATAATTGGCTACTTGATAATAGCTTGAACCCATGTCCGGACTACATTATTTATGACGATATGTGAATTTTAAGCGTGATTCTTAAATCGCTATCGTTACAGTTTCCAGATTCAGGCTGCATAGATTGCAACAGCGGGCCGCCCAAACATATCGCGTACCTCGCAACGTTGGTCTGATGATCTCTACCCATGACCAGAGTAGTTTGCAAAACCAGGATTGCATTCTGAATCAAACGCATTAGGCCAAGCCCAAACGAGTTAGGGTTTTTTGCAAGGTTTGTAGCTCCACGGGTTTAGCTAGATATTCATCAGCCCCTAACATTGTCCCCCATGTTTTATCAACCTCAGTACCCTTGGTTGAGCAGATCACCACAGGAATTTTCTTGGTATCAGGACTGCCTTTGAGTTCTCGACAAAACTCAAAACCACTTTGCCCAGGTAAAATGACATCCAAAAAAATAATATTGGGTGATTCGTTGATTAGTTTATCTTTCGCTTCTTCAACGCTAGAGGTGCTAATGACATTAAATCCGGCAGCCATGAGCGAGCGGGCCATGTATTCACGATCTGTTAGGCTATCTTCGACAATTAATGCGCTTTTCATAGGTAACTTTTAAAATACGGGAATACTCAGACTGTGATGTACAGGTTATTTTAGCTTGAATAATTGTCCAAATTGACGAACTGAGACGACATGGGATCAAAATTCATCACTGGGCAGATCGGGCGTGCTCACTTCACGCAGCCAGGATTGGGACTGGGGCAGTCGAGATCTGAGGTGTGGGGGGATGACGTTTGGGGCGATCCCGCTTCAGGCGGCGGGGGTTGGGGCTAGGGGTAAAAAGAGTTGAGAGCGATGGTTCTGGCCGGAGTGGAGGGTGAGGGTGATGATTTGGGCGGTGGCGAGGGAGGGGTGGGCGGTGGGGTTGATCTGGCCGGTGTTCATGGGGTAGGCGGGGAAGTTGGCGAGGTTGATGCTGAGGCGGAGGCGATGGCCGGGGGGCAGTTGGGCGCAGGTGGCTTGGAGGGGGATACGGATCGGGGTGCTGGGGGTGTTGTGGAGGTGGATATAGCCTTGGCAGAGGTTGTAGACGGAGCCGTCGGGCTGGACTTCGGAGAGGATGGCGCAGAGGTCGTAGCTGGGGGTGCTGGCGGTGCAGTGGAGTTCGACGATCGCTTCTCCGGCAATGACTAAGGGGTCGGTGAGGGGGGCGGTGGTGTAGGTGAGGGTGTCGGTGCGGTCGTCGAGGTGCGATCGCTCCCGTGATCCGGCGGGTTGGCTGGCATGGCCGCCCCAACTGGGAACGGGTCGCCAGGGGTCATGGATCAGGATGTCCTGTTGGGCGGGAAGGGTTTCGGCGCTCTGGGGGGTGAGGTGGCCGGCAT
Coding sequences within:
- a CDS encoding zf-TFIIB domain-containing protein, coding for MDCPKCKKTALLDAPLTGGITVQRCSECQGQWVAAMAYQAWQQHHPLQTATPETLAQPIASDFNVSEVDARAGLCPSCSRYLSRTKIDCRTPFYLERCNECEGYWCDRGEWDVLTQLGVSGSLEQFFEREWQMKIREQAAAANERQGMIEKLGDDLAQHIFDLADTLNHHEHGDFALAYLIRKAAQNQDIRDMSVKKAYDI
- a CDS encoding GAF domain-containing protein, encoding MQSSSWCAPILWIDPVAQDHHAEMLALERAGYRVVVVPLPELPSVPADWALVVWVGEGLPDEGVWGWGVPVLMVSGCDRTDLKVAAFQRGVVDYLTLPCDPAELVVRVNARLGIIPNQIQNGIVWMMDRLLKQWSQKTGNSFFQDCTQDLAHGFNVQYVSICEVWGTQPSRVRSRIFWDGATWNEGQVYVIDDSPCQQVIRGEICYIPADVQTHFPQAMHLVAAQGNGYLGLPLHNSAQEVIGTLVLMDVRPLILTDAQIAGLRRGAACIALELERQLVTDRLAHQATLAAMMANISRQLMNAPLQESLGDILAQVAEQIRADRAYLFWLDSDNPADWRILRCWTQPEWHCPMADRLDLSPFTYTLAALQANPDQAFYVPWVEAMPPEAAGDRDLMRQADIQSLLVIPLNHDHQTRGYLCIEACTIPQYWSEEEQNWLVLLGELLAAHQYRHQARQDLEQSHARYETLAANVPGMIYQMALSPDGVVTFPYVSPSCQELLGISALDLMTQLQDEIFQWVHPEDLEPLWLSIHESARTLAPWHHVWRWFKGTALHWMQGRSRPQHQADGTVVWDGILVDITVQKEAELAIQATAESDRLINESINRIRQSLDLNTIFNATSQELRNRLQCDRVVIYRFNNDWSGTIVAEAVVNPWQPLISLANPQRYLQSNLLQDSRCALQALIQTDPLPYINDTYLQTTQGKDYRSASDYRCVHDVNQANFSPCYLDFLATFHAKAYVIMPIFVGTELWGLVGVYQNSGPRHWQSAEITILLHLSHQLSIALQQAYLLDRAQHQAYDLQKAKEAADAASLAKSQFLANMSHELRTPLNAVLGFAQLLDSDLSLSPTQKHYLQIINQSGEHLLMLINDVLELSKIEAGQLALERHEFDLYHLVNMLYAMLHLKAETQDTQFQIEIAPDVPQYIYEDQRKLRQVLINLVGNAIKFTVNGKVKLVVTLVQSSMAQPCELRFEVQDTGCGLPESALDRIFEAFTQEPQAVQTTDGTGLGLPISQKFVQLMGGKIEVESVEGQGSVFFFQLPLWNYASASSCSLSHDPVMQVQQIVGLASGMVPPRILIVEDEADNRFLLTYLLESIGFRVKAATHGERAIALWQEWQPQLIMIDIQIPGLDGLAVTRQIRQADPGLPIFALTAFAFDSDRQRALAAGCTAFFSKPFNSQQLLQVMGETLGLTYDYINPHEVQARPSLEGLTPAMLDLMSAEWRSQLHAAAEQCSEPAIRLLLTELPDHAALLKHTLLTIVENYDFDRILNLTIANPPDSP
- a CDS encoding response regulator transcription factor, whose product is MKSALIVEDSLTDREYMARSLMAAGFNVISTSSVEEAKDKLINESPNIIFLDVILPGQSGFEFCRELKGSPDTKKIPVVICSTKGTEVDKTWGTMLGADEYLAKPVELQTLQKTLTRLGLA